The following DNA comes from Flavobacterium sp. N3904.
GAAGCTTTAGAATTTTTGGTTGAAGAAATAAAAGAAAAGACAGCCGTTTTTGGAAAAGAAATTTTTGAAGACGAATCGTATACTTGGAAAGTAAATATCCCCCCAACCCCCAAAGGGGGAGTTATGTAGATTGTCTTAATAGGAGCAAATCTAAAATCTAAAATCAGTTAATCTGAAATCTAAAATCCCTATGGTAGATATCACCCATAAAATAATCACACAACGCACCGCAACTGCCCAGGCCATTGTAAAAGTAGGTTCGCCAGCAACCATGCAAGCCATTTTGAACAAAACAGTTCCGAAAGGCGATGTATTGGAAGTGTCCAGAACAGCAGGTTTGTTTGCTGTAAAAAACACTTCAACCTCGATACCAGATTGTCATCCTATGCCTATTGAATTCACTGGAATTGAGTATGAAATGCTCGAAGATTCAGTGTTAATAAAGGTAACCGTTAAAGCGATTTACAGAACAGGCGTTGAGGTCGAAGCCATGCACGGAGCTTCAATTGTAGCCTTGACAATGTATGATATGCTAAAACCCATCGACAAACAAGTTGAAATTTCGACTATCAAACTACTCCACAAAAAAGGAGGAAAATCCGATTATGGAGTTAAAGAAGATCTTGATTTATCGGTAGCGGTAATCGTTTGTTCGGACAGTGTTTCCAGCGGAAAAAAAGAGGATCGAGCTGGAAAAGTAATCTCAGACAAAATCAAGAATCTTGGTTTGAGCGTTTCGAGTTATTCAGTCATTCCAGATGAGGTTCTTGATATTCAGGAAACCATAAATAAATTGTGTTTAGCCAATAAAGATTTAGTTATCCTCACAGGCGGAACAGGTTTGTCCAATCGTGATGTCACTCCCGAAGCGATCATCCCATTACTTGACCGACGCATTCCCGGAATTGAAGAAGCCATTCGCTCTTATGGACAGGACAGAACGCCTTATGCAATGTTGTCTAGATCTGTGGTGGGTTTCAAAGGGAATACGTTGATTATGGCTTTGCCAGGTTCTACAGCGGGTGCCAGCGAATCTATGGATGCGGTTTTTCCCTCCATATTGCATTTATTCAAAATATTAAATGGTTTCAACCATGAAAAATAACAGCAATCCAATGCAGGACAACCACGGCAGGTCGCACAATTACCTCCGCATTTCGATTACAGAACATTGTAATTTGAGATGTACCTATTGTATGCCAGCCGAGGGGATTGCGCTTACGCCAAGAGCACATCTAATGACTGCAGACGAAATTGTTACCATCGCCAAGACTTTCGTAAAGCTCGGCGTGACCAAAATTCGATTGACTGGTGGCGAGCCACTGGTACGAAAAGATGCCAAAACCATTATTGAACAATTAGGCAAACTAGGTGTCGAATTGACATTAACTACCAATGGAATTCTGGTTCACGAATTTATTGACACGTTCAAAGAGGCGGGAGTCACTACTTTGAACATGAGTATTGACAGTTTAAAAAAAGACAAATTCAACCAAATTACACGCCGCAATTATTTTGAAAAAGTAATTGAAAATCTGGATTTATTAGAAGATAATGGGTTTCAGGCAAAACTGAATGTCGTTGTGATTAAAGGCTTTAATGATAACGAAATTATTGATTTTATAGAGATGACCAAAGACCGAAACATTCAAATACGGTTTATAGAATTTATGCCTTTTGACGGCAATCAATGGAACAAAGAAAAACTGGTGAGTTATGCCGAAATCCTATCACAAGTCAATGCTTTTTATACCGAACAAAAGGTAGAACGTACCCAAGACAAACCAAATGACACTTCCAAAAACCACAAAATTATAGGCTATCAAGGCAGTTTTTCTGTAATCAGTTCGGTGACCAATCCGTTTTGTAGTACTTGCAATCGCATTCGATTAACCGCAGATGGAAAACTGAAAAACTGTTTGTTCTCCAATTCCGAAACATCTTTGCTCGATACTTTGCGGGCAGGAGAATCCATAGAACCACTCATCTTCCAAAACATAAAATCCAAACACGCCATGCGCGGCGGAATGGACGATGATGCTAAATTTCAAAATCCGTTGCTTTTTTCCCAAAACAGAAGCATGATTAAAATTGGGGGCTAAAGTAAGAGAAAATCATTTCACGAAGACTCGCTAAAAAAACACAGAGGTGCGCTAAGAGTATTTTTGCTAAACCTTTGCGGTCCTTTGTGTATCCTTTGTGAAACTTTGCGAAAACAACTTCTCTTCAGCAACAGTTCATTATTAAATCCCTGATAAAAGTCATTGTTGGAACTATACAATAGTGAATATCTTTGCATGATGAAGGCAGAAAAAGAATCCAGTAAGAAAGGGTACAACAATTACGGGACCCATCTCCGTGAAAAATACAACGGAAAAAAAGTTTTCAAAGTAATTGTCGATGGAAATTTTAGCTGTCCCAATCGAGACGGATTAAAAGGCTACGGCGGTTGTACCTATTGCAATACCGATTCTTTCACGCCCGATATTTCCAGAAAAGCGCCTACCATCGAGGAGCAGTTGTTGCAAGGTATGGAGCGCGCCAAAAAATCATACAAAGCAGACCAATTCATAGTCTATTTTCAACCCAACACTAACACTTATGCCAGCGTCGATTATCTAAAAGAAATCTATGACCGAGCCCTGTCTTTCAATCCCGATGAGGTTGTTGGCTTTTCGGTAGGGACTCGTCCCGATTGCATTGATACCGAAAAAGTGGATTTGCTCGAAAGCTATTGCAACCGATTTGATGTCGATCTCGAAATGGGAATGGAGTCCATTTATGACGAAACCTTAGAAAAAATCAACCGAGGCTGTACGCACGCCGAGTTCATCACAGCGGTGGAATTATTAAAAGACAGTCCCATCGATTTGTGCGTTCACACCGTATTCGGATTCCCTTGGGAAACCCGCGAGATGATGCTCAACTACATTGCCGAAATCAACCGTTTCCCCCAAATAAAATTCGTCAAATTCCATCATTTACACATCGTAGAAGGCTCGATTATGGGCGTACACTACAAGCGAAATCCATTCCCTCTCTTCACTTTAGAAGAGTATACTGATTTGCTTTGCGACCTAATCCCGCTACTGCGACCGGATATCGTTATCCAACGCCTCTTCGGAATCTCCGATTGGGATCTACTCATCGCACCAAATTGGGGACTCAAAAAAACCCAAATCCAACATTATATCGACTCCACAATCGAAAGTAGAGGAATCATTCAAGGATCAAAATACAACACTATAAACGTTTAAAGGTCTCTTTGTTTTTGGCTCATTTTTTAAATAAAAACAATCTTAGATAATTTTTTAAAAAAGTATAAATTGATTTCAATAACTTACATGCGATAAAATCTTGACTCAAAAAGGTACAATTCGCCTCTGAAAATTGTACTTTTGCATAAAAACTATATCGTTTTCGTTATGAACACAAAAATAAAAAGCAATCCGTTATTAGACCGCTTGCCCAAACATTTAAAACAGTTTATCAAACCACAGGATTATAGCGATTACACTCCTATTAACCAAGCGGTTTGGCGTTATGTGATGCGCAAAAACGTAAATTATCTCTCTAAAGTCGCCCATAGTTCGTATCTGGAAGGATTGAAAAAAACGGGAATTGAGGTGGACAATATTCCAAGTATGTACGGAATGAACCGCATCTTAAGTGAGATTGGTTGGGCTGCCGTAGCGGTTGATGGTTTTATTCCACCAAATGCTTTTATGGAATTTCAGGCGTATAATGTTTTGGTTATTGCATCAGACATTCGTCAACTCGAACATATTGAATACACTCCCGCTCCCGATATTATTCACGAAGGTGCCGGTCACGCGCCTATTATTGCAAATCCGGAATATGCAGAATACCTGCGTCGATTTGGCGAAATAGGTTGCAAAGCGATTTCTTCGCATAAAGATTACGAAATGTATGAGGCCATACGTTTGCTTTCGATTTTGAAAGAAGCGGAAGGTACACCAAAAGCCGAAATTGAAGCTGCCGAAAAAGCTGTAGAAGACCTGCAAAACAATATGGGCGACTTGTCTGAAATGGCGCAAATTCGCAACCTGCACTGGTGGACCGTGGAATACGGTTTGATAGGAACTGTGGAAAACCCAAAAATATACGGCGCCGGATTATTGTCCTCTATTGGCGAAAGCGCTTGGTGCATGACCGATAATGTGAAGAAAATACCTTATGGTTTTTCGGCAGTCAATCAAAGTTTTGACATTACCAAATTACAACCTCAACTGTATGTTACTCCCGATTTTGCTTATTTGAGTTTAATTCTGGAAGAGTTTGCCAATACTATGGCCTTGCGCACAGGTGGATTGTCAGGGATTAAAAAACTAATCCATTCGAAAGCATTGGGAACCATTGAATTGAGTACCGGTTTACAGATTTCGGGCGTGTTTACCAATGTTATTGAAGAGGATGGAAAACCAATCTACTTTCAAACTACAGGAAAAACAGCTTTATCGTACCGCGAAAAAGAATTGGTTGGACATGGCACCGCGACACATCCGGAAGGTTTTGGCAGCCCGATAGGCAAACTCAAAGGTATCAATCTGGCTATTGAAGATATGAGTCCGCGAGACTTGAAAGCATACGGCGTTTATGAAGGACAAACTGCTTCTTTGGAATTTGAAGGTGATATAAAAGTCGTTGGAGAAATCATTACCGGAAAGAGAAATCTGCATGGTGAAATTATTCTAATTTGTTTTAAAAACTGTACAGTCACACACGGAGACACTATTCTATTTCAACCAGAATGGGGAAATTATGATATGGCTGTGGGGAAAAAATTGGTTTCGGCTTTTTCGGGTCCTGCCGATGTAAACAGTTTTGATTTAATTTTGCATGTGCCTTCGAGCAAAACCATTAAAGCCAAACAAACTGCCGAAAGAGATGACTTGGAAATATTGTACCAAACCGTAAGAAGTATTCGAGAATCGAATGATATGACGACTTCATTGGAACCGATTTTTGAAAAACTGCAAAATGCCCATCCAAATGACTGGTTGCTTTCTGTGGAATTGATTGAGATTTTAAACACACGAAACGAAACCAATTTGATGCAAGAAGTCCTTTTGCATTTGGAAAATCTTAAAAAACAACGACCTGAAATCGGAAAATTGATTTCGAATGGCTTGGAGTTGATTTTTGAGAATGAAGAAACGACACATTAAAATTTTTAAACACGAATTATAAGCAATTGTAATTCGTGTTTTTTTGAGTAAAAAACGACATTAAAAAGGATAACCAATAGCAATACTAAGTACTAGATTTTCTTTCCTCCAAGCACCGCTCCCGAAATCGACTGCATCAAACACCCAATTGCTTCCGTTAACTAGGTAAGGCTGCCTGATGGGAAAAGCAAGATCAGTTCGTAGGATTAAAAAAGAAAAATCAAAACGGAGTCCTGCTCCTACTCCAACGGCAATTTGCTTCATAAAATCTTTGGATATTTGTCCGCCAGACTCTTCTGGATTTTCATTCAAAAGCCAAATATTTCCCGCATCTAAAAACAGTGCCCCATTTACAATACTAAATAATTTGGTTCTGTACTCAGTATTGAATTCCAGTTTTATATCCCCCGTTTGATCGGGTAAAAAAGCTGGGTTTGGATTAATATCTTTATAACTTCCCGGCCCAACCGATTGCGATCTAAAGGCTCGAATACTATTGGCTCCCCCAATAACAAACTGTCTGGAGGATGGCATTTCGGTATTGTTTCCATAAGCATATCCTACTCCAGCAATAAGTCGGGTCGCCAATTTACTATTTTCTCCGAGCTTTAAATAATGTCTAAAATCTCCTTTGACTTTTACATATTGGCTGAAAGGGACGTCAAAAAACTTGATGGTATCTCCTTTTTTTGCATTGGCTCCCATAATCAGTCCCGTAATATTTCCAGCCAAATCCAATTCACCATTGAAATAGAAAGTGTTTTTCTTCCTTTTTTGCATGGTGTTGGTAAAAGTATACGAATAGGCAGGTCCAAAAATCAATTGCTTTTCGATTACTTTTCCTAAAGATGGATTTGCCAAAATTTCTTGCTGATATTCAGCTGTTACATTTTGAGGACTTACATAATTAATTTCGATTACTTTCAATTCATGTTCTGCTTTGGCACTTTCTTTCCATAAATAAACAAAAGAGGTTTTGAAAGAATTCAATGTATAAAGCTGAGCCTTACTTTGTCGTTCATATCGGAGAAGCACTTTGGTTTTTGGAACGAATTCGCTCGAATTTTGCCATTTGAAAGGCGCGATTAAACGAGGCCAAATCAAACTTGCTTCCCCACCAAAAGTATAAATATCGTTCCCCCCATTCTTCCCCGAAAGTTGAAAATCGGCACCACCAAATAAGGAAAGTGTAAACAATTCAGCTCCTCCAAAAGTGTTTCTATGATTCCAATTCACTTTCAAATCGGTACCCGTATAACCTGCCGAATTGGTACTGGCACCCACTTCAAATCGAAGAAATTTTTCGGGCAACATGGTCAAATAATAATAGGCATTTAATGCATCTGGAATTGAATCGTCTACTTTGAATTCATTTTTTACAAACTTAAAAGTTCCTAAACTCACGAATCGATTCAAGGAAAGGTTATGATTTTTTCTGTTGTACAAATCCCCTTTTTTAAAATATAAAGTACGGTCAAATACTCTAGGATTAAAGGTTTTGGCAGAATCAATAATGGTAAAATCTTTGTATTGAACAACATCTTCCTTTTTATAGGCGATACTATCCGTTAGAATAGAATAATTAGGATATACAATAATATCATTTATGCTATACGGTTTCCTCGCTTTGGTGGGTGTTTCTTCTTTTATTTTTAGTCTTATATTCACCTCCTGATTTCCCTTTGAACTATCAACCTGAGCCAAAATATAATCGGGATTAAAAAAATAATATCCTTTTTCTTTTAATCTGGCATCAATACGATCCCGTTCTGATTTAATGACTTCCAAATCATAAGGATTTCCTGGAATCAAAAGACTTCTTTTTTGGGTTCTGCTAATAGCTTTTCCCAAAGCTGTAGAGTCATCAGGAAAAGTAACAGTTTTAATTTTATATTGTTTCGAAGGCCAAACAGTATATTCTGCTGTGGCTTTTTTTCCATGTCTAGTAGAATCTGACTGAACTTTAGTTTTAAAATACCCTCTGTTTTCGGTATAATTTCTTAGTACAGCTGCATTATATTCTAAATCTACTTGGCTGAATAAAACGGGTGGTTCCCCTACTTTAGTACTTAACCAATACTGCAAACCTTTGTCTTTTGTGGGTTTTCCTGCCAAATTATAAATTAATAATTTTGGTCTTAGCCCCAATATTTGTTTATTAGGTTTGGGACGTAAAAGATTTTCCAATTCTGTTTCTAGCGCTTTTCTGTCTTTTCTTTTTATAATTGAATCCTCCACTTTTACGGAACCTCCAGTATACAGCAAGTCACCGTCGGGCAAATACTTAATGTTACTGCATCCTAGAATAAAGAATGAGCATAGAAGTAAAAGATATTTTGAATAGTTAGTTTTCATACGACACCTTAGACTTTTGTTTCTCTTTCTCCAATTTCTTTTTTTCTTTACGGATTTGCTCCTTTTTCGTAATCTCAATTTCCTTGGCACTCCGTTTAAAAAGCTCTTTGAATTTGTTATACTCCATCGTGATTATAAAGACAACGCCTGTTTCCACAATTTCGCCTTGAATCGCAACTTGGTATTCGTTTTTTCTGTAGGCCCGAATCATATACCTGCCATCTTTACTCAGTTGATATTCTATCGAAGCATCCCCGGCAATATTCGACGCATCTTCATTGGCGCGTTCTGCTCCTTCAACCCCGAAACTGCTTCCTACGGTAACTTTCAACCTATCGTTCAACAATTTTTTTGAAATCCCTACATTCAAATCGGTTCTAGTTTCTTTTGTGCCTGTAGAATAGTCTTCGGTCGATTCCACATCAAATTCCAACTGAACTCCTGCAATTAAATCTCCTGCCAAATCATTTAGTTGTTGCGAAAGTATTTTACTCGCACTTTGTCGGGCAAGATATTCGGCACTTGTGCTGCCGCTTTCGCTAGAAAAAGGATTCTCGCCTACGAATCGATTTAGCAACAGTAATGCAAATACTTGTTTATTTAATTCCGATGGATCTTGTCTCAGCTGTTCTAACTTTGTTTGTGATGCAGTCACAATATCTGATGAAACATTATAATTCCCATCAGGCAAAATGATGTCAAATGTTATTTCAGGTTTTAGTAATTCCCCATTCATCTTCAATAAAGTCTGAAATGGGATTTTTTGTTTGTAGGTATTTCTAACAGCAGGACTTAATGCTCCAAGTTGATCACTAAGCAAATCCAACGGTGCTGTATTGACTTTATAAATCGCCGTAATATTCACAGTTGCCATTGTTGGTTCACCGTTCCAAATAATATAACTGCCTTTTTGAATCTCGAATTTCCGTCTGATCATATTGAAATTCATTTCGTAAGCACCACCACTAAACTCGTACTTACCCGTTAGTGTAGTTTTCCCGGAAGGGTCAATTCCAGCGGTAAGTTCGGCTTCGCCTTTTAAATTCAAATAATCACCATTTCCTTTATCAATCACCAAAGTAAAAGCAGCTTCCTTATTTATAGTAATAGCAACCGACACATCCATTCCTATTAATTTAGATTGATTCAGTTCTTTCTGTAATTCAACCGTTTGTTTTAAATACAGATTATCTTCATCTACAAACTCGACAATTCCTTCCCTGTCAATAATAGAAGGATCCGACTGAGGCATAACAACCGTAAACTTTGTTTCTTCATTAATCTCGACATTTCCCTTAACGACAGGACTGTCAAGAGTTCCTCCTATTTTTAGTTTGGTATCCAAAAATAAATCGCCGTAAAACAGATCATTATCGGTTACTTTAGAATGAATCGCCCTGAAATCATCTGCCGTAACGATTAAATCGAAATTGAAATCCCTAAAGTTTTTGGTGATCATTTTTCCGTTTACAGCCAGTTCATTTTTATTTTCATCAAAAATGGAGAAATGGTCAAAATTAATTTCTTCATTTCTCAGAGATACTTTTTCATCATTTACAGTAAAGAAGGAATTGAGTTTTGTGATTCGGAAACCAGCGTCTTTAAATAACAATTCTCCATTTACTTTTGGTTCCAAAGTATTTCCGGTAATTTTAAATTGTCCAGACAAGGATCCTTTTCCATCGGTTATATTTCCAAACGAAAACCCTTGAATGCTTTTGATGTTTAATTGATTTACATCTAAATTCAAATCAAAATTATCGTTGTCAATTCTATATGTCCCCAAAAGAGCCAGATCATTTCCTTCCCCAGATAGCATCATATTTGCCGAAAGAATATTTGCCGTTTTGTTATCTACTTTTAAACTGATATTTCCAATAGCTTCACCTCCAAAGACAAACTTATCAATCGTCAAATCGGAAGTAAAAATGGGATTCGTCATGACGTTTTCGACTACGGCAGATCCATTTATCAAACCTTGCATTTCCAATTCATCTTTCTTTATCATATTCAAAATCGTCTCTATTTTGAAATTCACAAAATCAACATGAAGCGGAGCATTGTTTTGATCGCCTTGCGATTGAATCTTAAGTTCATTTCCGGAATGATCCAAATAAAATTTATTGACATAAAGTCTTTTATCTCCAAATTCAATTGAATTATCCGGGTTTATATTCCATCTATCATAATTCAAAACCAAGCTTTCCGCATTCAGCTTAATTACATTTTTTGAATACTCGTGACGCAATTCGCCTGCAATAAAATATTGATCTTTTTTGTCTTTGTCTTTTACCTGCAAAGCATACGAAAGAATATTGTTTTCTGCTTTTCCCGATAAACTCGTAAACGGAATTTTAAATTGTCCGCCTTCAATCGTTGCTACAGAAGTCTGATACTCTAAAGCATTATCCTTCGTTTCAATATTTATCTTACCGTCCGACATGGTAGTATTGGCATAAATAATTTTCGGAATGGCTCCTTTAATTTCCAACGTATCACCTACGCTATTGTATTTTCCGGAAATATTTATGGGTTCCAGTGCGGTCAACTTCGGAATCAATTTATATAAAACAGGGTCATTTTGAACAGCCACAGTAAAGGTAAATTGTTGTTTCTCAGAACTATTTTTGTATTTCTCAGACTGAATATTTATATATTTTGACAACGAATTTTTTATCGCATCCGAAAGTGTGGTCAATTTGTATTTACCGTCAATTTCGGCTTGAATAAATTGCGAACTGATTTTAATATTATTTTTTTGATTGTCTGAAAAAGCAATAATTTTAACCTTATCCATAACAATCGGTTCTGTATTCTGTAAAATTTGAACATTTGAAGCCACGATTTCGCCGTTCAAATAATCGGGATTACTGTTGGCAATATCTGCGACAACGTTTCCTCTAAGTTTCATCGGGCCTGCATGAAGATTCAGTTTTTCCAAATCGGCGATATCAAGATTCAGATTCAATTTTACAGCTGGGTATTTATCTTTGAAACCACCATTTGCATCCAATTTGAATTTTAGATTTGGATCTTTACTGTCGGCTTTTATATCAAAATTTCCTTTGGCAATCGCCCCTTTCAAAGCCATGTTAGAGTACGTATATTTATTGAAATCTGCTTTTTTTACAATGGCTACGAGCTGAGCATTTGCTGTTTTAGGATTCAGTCCTTGGCCTTTAACTTTTGCATTTAGCGTAATTTTTCCCAAGGAATCATTCATAATTAATCGGCCAAGATTAAAATCCATAAAAGCAATCGTTGCATCATATTTTTCACTGTTTTTAATTCTATTATCAAACAATGCGTCCACATTGGCTTTGCCATAACTGCTGTTTAATGCCAATTTGGTTTTAAAATTATCGATGGAACCTTTGAATTTTCCACTAGCATTAAATTGTTCCGGAAGCCGAATCGTTTTGGGAAGTGATCCTTTAGGAACAAAAGAAATTATGTCTCGGGAAGAAGAAGTTATGTTTTTTATATCCAAATCAAAAAAAGCTTTTTCGTAATTGGGAAGCCCTTTTATTTTTCCAGAGACAGAAACTTTTGTGTTGCCAATTCCCTGCATTTGAAAATAGGGAATATTCAAATCTTTAACTTTCCCGTTTACTCGGGAATTGATGTACAAAATAGCATTGGGATTCGATTGAAAAGGATTCATTTTATGCAATTGTGGAGCAAAAAGCAAAATATCCTTAAAGCCAATTTTCGACTGACTCAAATTAGCATCAACCAACATATCCCCTATGTTTTTTGAAATACCATCAATTGATTGATAGTTCACCTTTAATTTGTCTTTCAACTCAGTTTGAGGTGTTCTTACATACAAATCAGTCAGATACGCTTGCTTTGGACCATAAAAAAACTGAGTTCTGAGTTGCTGAATTTTGAGACCGCTTTTCTCGTTTAGAGCTAAAGAGTTCACACGCCCCGAAACAGTCTCATTTGCAAAATAAATATTTTCTGCTTTGGCATTCAAACCATTCCAATCAAGATGACTGTAATCCATTCCATTTGCAATTGCAGGAGATTGCATATCATCAAATTGGAAAGCAATGTTTTGCAAATCGATTGATTTCAGTTTCATTTTCCAACCATTTTTTGAAATGGCTGTTGTGTCTAAATTAGGTGTTTTTAGTTGTTTGTCTTTTTTGCCAAGAAGCAGATTTCCTTTTAGATTCTTAACTTCAAATTTTTCAAAATCGAGCATTTGATTTTTTATATCTAAATCATTTACCAAAAGTTTCAGACTGCCCAAAGTGAGTCCTGAATTCATTTTAGAATCTTTATTGTCGTATAAAACCTTGATTTTAGACAAGGTGATTTTCTTTAATTCCAAATTAAAATCACTTCTTTTGGCAATTGTATCAACGGTTTTAACAGAAACTTCGGCAATTTTTTCGACCAAATCCTGATTTAAAACTACATTCAATCCGTTCAAATTAATGTATGGAATATTGAAATCCATTTTATCCAAATCAAATTTCTTGAATTTTGTGCTGAAATTATCCAACTTCAGACGAATGTCATTTTTTGATAAATCGTCTTGAAAACTAAACTTGATGTTTTTTAAATCCACATCAACAACCGATACAATATATGGTTTGCTGCTAGGATCTGCGGGCGCGTTTGAAGCAAATGCTTTGATAATATAATCGAAATTAAATACAGCGTTCTTGTTCCTTGAAATATTTGCAGTTGCGTTTTCCAGTTCAATCGAGTTTATTTCTATTTTGTGATTGATGATTTTAAATAGATCAATATCAATGGCCAAACGTTTTCCACTCAATAAAGTATCCTTATGTTGGTCTTCAAAATAAAACCCTTCGAGTACAATCGTTTTCGGGAAACTAATCGCAATTCGATCAAGAGAACTTTTAGTTTTAAGCTTATCATTCAGATAAGTGAGTACCTTATCCTTAGTAAAATTCTGAACAGCCGGAACTTGAATCAAAACAATAATTAAGAGCAAAAAAACCAAAATTGTAACAGCGCACCAAAGCATAATACGCTTTGTTTTTTTTACAAAAGAATTTAGTTTTGGGTTCATATAAAAAATCTTTGTAAATAAATGCGTTTGAATTTGGACTATTCAGAGTATTTATTAGGAATTTTTGAATCTACAAATATGCAATAACCATAATTGTTTAAGTTATACAATTCCTATAATATGTTTTAAAATTATTGTATGATTGTCTAAATTATTAGGTTGAAGTATAACAATTGAGTTACTCTTTATAAAGCTAAAAAAGTTTTAAAGTTTTACTTTTGTAGCAAAATCCTTTTCATTTTCAATCACTTTACCATCGTATTGCAATTTCCAACCCATGGTGTTCGTAAGGATTAAAATCTTGGAAAGTTCACTAATCAAACGATTCTGGGCATTTGATTTCAACGAAGATTTTTCGATTTTCTTTGCCAAATTTGCTTTTACCGATTTGTTTATTTTATTGTAATCATCGCCTGTAAATTCGTTCATCTGACTTTGTTCAACATCATAAAACTTGATGTCTGGGCTTATTTTTATTTCTTCTTTTGGAATACTTAGAATCGTTATGGTTTTGTTTTTCTCATCAATATCATATTTCATTTGGTGCAAATCATAAGAAACAGTAACATCGGCATTGACAATTACTAGTGCTTTTTTTTCAAACTTAAGCATATCAAGCAGGTATTTCTGTTGGTTCCTATAAGTTACCACCTCAGAAAAATGCCCCTCGGTAACCACCAATTTACCTACATTAACGATTTGTTGTTGAATCAAATTGGTATTGTATTCTAATGATGAATCGTCCCCTTTCTTGAACTCACAATATTTGAATGCCAAAATGATGACCACTACTACTACTGCACCAACTATAATTCTCTTTAGCATAATTAAAATTTCATAAATGAATATTGCGATACTAATTTAGTGATTTTTTCCTTCAATTTGGATTCGAATTTTTTATGACTCTCTGAATCTGGATTAAAAGGACGATGTTGCAAACTTTTTTGAATGCTTTCTACAATTTCCATTGCTTCATAAGCAGTTTCTGAAATGGCAGTTTCCTTGAATCGTTCCCAAATATAATCAATCGCCACTTGACTTGGATGAACCATATCTTCGGCATAAAAACGATAATCGCGAAGTTCGTCTATCATGATTTCGTAACTTGGAAAGTGCTCAGTGTTCAGTATTGAGTATTCAG
Coding sequences within:
- a CDS encoding translocation/assembly module TamB domain-containing protein, coding for MNPKLNSFVKKTKRIMLWCAVTILVFLLLIIVLIQVPAVQNFTKDKVLTYLNDKLKTKSSLDRIAISFPKTIVLEGFYFEDQHKDTLLSGKRLAIDIDLFKIINHKIEINSIELENATANISRNKNAVFNFDYIIKAFASNAPADPSSKPYIVSVVDVDLKNIKFSFQDDLSKNDIRLKLDNFSTKFKKFDLDKMDFNIPYINLNGLNVVLNQDLVEKIAEVSVKTVDTIAKRSDFNLELKKITLSKIKVLYDNKDSKMNSGLTLGSLKLLVNDLDIKNQMLDFEKFEVKNLKGNLLLGKKDKQLKTPNLDTTAISKNGWKMKLKSIDLQNIAFQFDDMQSPAIANGMDYSHLDWNGLNAKAENIYFANETVSGRVNSLALNEKSGLKIQQLRTQFFYGPKQAYLTDLYVRTPQTELKDKLKVNYQSIDGISKNIGDMLVDANLSQSKIGFKDILLFAPQLHKMNPFQSNPNAILYINSRVNGKVKDLNIPYFQMQGIGNTKVSVSGKIKGLPNYEKAFFDLDIKNITSSSRDIISFVPKGSLPKTIRLPEQFNASGKFKGSIDNFKTKLALNSSYGKANVDALFDNRIKNSEKYDATIAFMDFNLGRLIMNDSLGKITLNAKVKGQGLNPKTANAQLVAIVKKADFNKYTYSNMALKGAIAKGNFDIKADSKDPNLKFKLDANGGFKDKYPAVKLNLNLDIADLEKLNLHAGPMKLRGNVVADIANSNPDYLNGEIVASNVQILQNTEPIVMDKVKIIAFSDNQKNNIKISSQFIQAEIDGKYKLTTLSDAIKNSLSKYINIQSEKYKNSSEKQQFTFTVAVQNDPVLYKLIPKLTALEPINISGKYNSVGDTLEIKGAIPKIIYANTTMSDGKINIETKDNALEYQTSVATIEGGQFKIPFTSLSGKAENNILSYALQVKDKDKKDQYFIAGELRHEYSKNVIKLNAESLVLNYDRWNINPDNSIEFGDKRLYVNKFYLDHSGNELKIQSQGDQNNAPLHVDFVNFKIETILNMIKKDELEMQGLINGSAVVENVMTNPIFTSDLTIDKFVFGGEAIGNISLKVDNKTANILSANMMLSGEGNDLALLGTYRIDNDNFDLNLDVNQLNIKSIQGFSFGNITDGKGSLSGQFKITGNTLEPKVNGELLFKDAGFRITKLNSFFTVNDEKVSLRNEEINFDHFSIFDENKNELAVNGKMITKNFRDFNFDLIVTADDFRAIHSKVTDNDLFYGDLFLDTKLKIGGTLDSPVVKGNVEINEETKFTVVMPQSDPSIIDREGIVEFVDEDNLYLKQTVELQKELNQSKLIGMDVSVAITINKEAAFTLVIDKGNGDYLNLKGEAELTAGIDPSGKTTLTGKYEFSGGAYEMNFNMIRRKFEIQKGSYIIWNGEPTMATVNITAIYKVNTAPLDLLSDQLGALSPAVRNTYKQKIPFQTLLKMNGELLKPEITFDIILPDGNYNVSSDIVTASQTKLEQLRQDPSELNKQVFALLLLNRFVGENPFSSESGSTSAEYLARQSASKILSQQLNDLAGDLIAGVQLEFDVESTEDYSTGTKETRTDLNVGISKKLLNDRLKVTVGSSFGVEGAERANEDASNIAGDASIEYQLSKDGRYMIRAYRKNEYQVAIQGEIVETGVVFIITMEYNKFKELFKRSAKEIEITKKEQIRKEKKKLEKEKQKSKVSYEN
- a CDS encoding DUF4230 domain-containing protein, which produces MLKRIIVGAVVVVVIILAFKYCEFKKGDDSSLEYNTNLIQQQIVNVGKLVVTEGHFSEVVTYRNQQKYLLDMLKFEKKALVIVNADVTVSYDLHQMKYDIDEKNKTITILSIPKEEIKISPDIKFYDVEQSQMNEFTGDDYNKINKSVKANLAKKIEKSSLKSNAQNRLISELSKILILTNTMGWKLQYDGKVIENEKDFATKVKL